In Leptolyngbya subtilissima AS-A7, the genomic window CGTGCCTACGGTTTAACCATTGATCGCCTGCAAGCCGTGGAACTAGTCACAGCGGATGGTCAACTGCTGCGTGCCAGCGCTGATGAGCATCCCGAACTGTTTTGGGGACTGCGCGGCGGCGGTGGCAACTTCGGCATTGCAACGGCTTTCGAGGTAAACCTACACCCAGGTGGGACGATCTTGGGCGGTGCCGTCTTTTATGAGGCAACCGAGGCAGAGCGTATCCTGCAAGAGTACACCCGTCTAGCAGCGGCAGCACCCGATGAACTTTCCACTGAAGTTTTGGTCATGCTGGCACCGCCTGCCCCCTTCATTCCCCCCGATAAACAGGGAACCCCAGTCGTCGGGATTATGGTCTGCTACACCGGTGACATCAGCGAGGGTGAGCAGGTTGTCGCTCCCCTCCGTCAGCTTGCCACCCCAATCGCCGACCTGATCGCGCCCATGCCCTATTCAGCTATGTTTGCACTCACAGCCGTTGGTGAGATCCCTGGCTTTCAGCATCATTCGCGATCGCAATTCTTCGAGACCTTCTCAGACGAGATGATACACGCGTTCGTTGAAGCATCTCAGTCAATCGTGTCTCCCGAAATGCTAATCACCCTGCGGGTTCTAGGTGGCGCAATGAGTCGGGTCGCACCCAATGCGACAGCCTTTGCTCACCGCGATAAACAGGGCATGGTGCTAGTCAGTCATTTCGCACCGCTATCAGCGGATGCGGCCAGTCTCGGTGCTCGCACTCAGCGCGTCTTTCGAGCGCTCTTACCTTACGCTAACGGAGCATATGTGGGTTTCCTGGCAGACGAGGGAGAGCGGATTCATGAGGTCTACCCGCCTGACACCTATGCACGACTCGTGGCGCTCAAGAATCAGTATGACCCCACCAATCTGTTTGATCGCAACCAGAATATCAAGCCCACCGCTACCCAAGCGATGCTTGTTACCTCAGTGAATTCGTAGCGCTACCTTTACCCCTAAACAATCTAAAACAATGAGCACTCAATTCAATCAAAACAAAGCTGCAATTGTCGGACGAAGTGAGAACCTTGATTGGTTCGATACAATGCTCGACGAGCAGATGGCTATTCGCGTCCATAGCAAAGATGTCGGAGGGGCTTTTACCATCATCGAAGTGGATGTTCCACCGTTCTCAGGTCCTCCACTGCACTATCACGAAGATAGAGAAGAGATCTTTGAAGTTCTTGAAGGCAAATTTCGCTTTCACTGCGCAGGCGAAGAGTTTGAGGCCGGACCCGGAACATCAGTGGTTGTACCCCGCAACACCGTACATGGATGGGTGAATCTTGGACCCGGCAGGGCTCGGTTACTGGGCACCTTTGTTCCCGGTGGAATCGACGAATTCTTCCCTC contains:
- a CDS encoding cupin domain-containing protein gives rise to the protein MSTQFNQNKAAIVGRSENLDWFDTMLDEQMAIRVHSKDVGGAFTIIEVDVPPFSGPPLHYHEDREEIFEVLEGKFRFHCAGEEFEAGPGTSVVVPRNTVHGWVNLGPGRARLLGTFVPGGIDEFFPLIGQTPPTGWTDLARQHDTWIVGAPLSVEAPSANAAAEPA
- a CDS encoding FAD-binding oxidoreductase, with the protein product MSPKERQHDYGEAIEILASKIRGELILPGHPAYEAGRKVWNGSFDRYPAAIVRCLDAEDVRTAVNVAREHGMALSVRSGGHSAAGHGTNTGGMVIDLSQMKKITIDSVHHTARLEPGLTWGEVAEKLQPFGLALTAGDVASVGVGGLLLGGGIGWMVRAYGLTIDRLQAVELVTADGQLLRASADEHPELFWGLRGGGGNFGIATAFEVNLHPGGTILGGAVFYEATEAERILQEYTRLAAAAPDELSTEVLVMLAPPAPFIPPDKQGTPVVGIMVCYTGDISEGEQVVAPLRQLATPIADLIAPMPYSAMFALTAVGEIPGFQHHSRSQFFETFSDEMIHAFVEASQSIVSPEMLITLRVLGGAMSRVAPNATAFAHRDKQGMVLVSHFAPLSADAASLGARTQRVFRALLPYANGAYVGFLADEGERIHEVYPPDTYARLVALKNQYDPTNLFDRNQNIKPTATQAMLVTSVNS